ctatttgttttttctattGAGTACCAGATACTAACTGTGTTCCGTTTAGGAAATATCCATAGTCGCAAGGAAAAGGTTTTTATATCTTTTGTTCAGGGATAATACAGGATTCCTCTACCATCAACATGAACCATAATGTCAATGCCATGTTAATGCCATATCAATTTATATTGCAGATATGGCCTAAGGTTAATACAACTTCTGGTTGTGGCTATGGGACCTCACAATAACAGAAATTGAATCTTTCCGGATTGCAAAAGGTGAATTTGGCTCTCTTTCTCCTGATTTAACCTAGTCGAGTTTCAATGCAACCTCAATTCGTAGATAGGGATGGTAGGAATACGGCACATTGATAATGGTTTCTAACTGCTCTTTACCTAGCCAAGTAAACATGCAGTAGCGTattctctttgaaatccaaatttaCTAGATAATACCAAGTACATAATCAAAGTAGATTTGGCAGCAGAGATTTCCCCCataaaaaaagtaaaaggTATCTTTAGGGCATAGATTCTAACCTTTGGCCTCTTtggtttttgaagaaggtaCACTTAATTCCGAAACTAACTTTATTTGCAGTGACAAAATAAGACAAGTTTGGAAAAGCTATTATGCAATAGAACTGACTGACGAATTGTCAGCTACTGTCTTTACTTCCAAACCGAGACAGAGCAACAATTCTTTAGTTGATTTGAAACTGTCGGCAGTAGTTAACATCAGGTTTTAACTTTTTGAGGTTTATAGCCTAGCATAGAcaggtaaaaaaaaaacaaagttcAAAGGCAGAAGATTTGTAATAGGAGTAACGCTAGAATAACTTGTTTTATTCATCCTCATTAAGCTAAATTGTCATTAGCTagaaatcttttgaaggGAAATAGTGCTTTTGTTTATATGCTTCTCTGGACATTCTTCCAATATGGAAAAAAACTATGATTGTACAATGATTCCAACAAAGCCGTTGCCCCTGTTACTAACGAACCGGAATTCTGACGTTCTGTTTACCTGCCTTGTATTGATCCTAGTGTAACCCCACAGTAAATAGTATCTCGGGTTGGTGCACATGAAAGAGAAGTGTGGCTTCCTTCTTTTTAAGCGTAACAGATAGCGCCACAAACGTTTGAGCCACCACCAATTCTTTCCAGTTCAATCATTACTTAAAAGGAACATATCTCCGGTAAATAATGTATAGATATGGCCATGATGACAAATATCATAAGGTGTGGCATGCATAAACACTCACTTGCTTGAGTTGTTATAAAAAGGGCTAATGAGTAACTTCAGTACAACTGTCATTCTGAGCTAGACTAAAATgttgaatgaaaacaagCAAGTATATAATGGCCGCTAAAACAGAAACAGTTCAGGGACATAACAACGAGACTTTAGAAGTTGTCAACGATATCCCTATTGataaacaaattgaagagttaATCAGATCCCATAAAGAGTTAAGCATCACAAGGTCATCCATTGTTAAGTTTAACTACACTGGTGGTGCTGATCCTGAAGGATTAAAACTACTCCCTGAGTCTTCAAGAAGgagaattgaagaagatggtcTTGACGTCTCCCAAGGTTATCCAGAGATTCCACCAAGGTCTGAAATCCCAATTTTCGTTGATGAAGCTTATGCTATAAGAGCTGAAGATGCGCCTTTTGTCGAAAGGGGTAAGAATGCAGATCCGGAGAAAAAGGCCCTATTTGGTGCTGCCAAAGAAGTGATCCACTTGACCAAAAATGTTGGTACTGAAATTGTCGGTTTGCAACTTGCAGACTTGACTGACCAACAGAAGGATGAGTTGGCTCTTCTTGTTGCAGAGAGAGTCgttgtttttttcagagACCAAAAACTTCCACCTACTAAACAACATGAATTGGGTAAGTACTTGGGTAACATTGAATATCATGCTCAAGTTCCCCATGTTACTGGTTTACCGGGAGCAACTGTTATCTGGAACGACTACCTTAACAAAAAGGGATCTAAATTGAACTACGCTAATGCAAACTTGGCAAACTGGGATGTCTTACGGAACCCAGGTTATGGTAACCAAGTTTGGCACACTGATTTGGTCCACGAGCATCAGCCTGCTGGTTATACCCACTTACATTTAGATGCGGTTCCCTCTACTGGTGGAGATACGATCTGGGCATCTGGTTATGGTGCTTATGACAAACTATCTGATGAATTTAAGAAGTTTTTGGACGGCAAAAAGGCGGTTTTTCTTTCTGCCCACACCTACCTAGACAGAAACGACCCATTGGGTGGTCCTAAGAGAGTTGAAAGAATTCACCCATTGGTTAGAACACATCCTGCAACAGGTTGGAAATCCTTGTTTGTTAACAGGGGGCTAACTAAGAGAATAATTGGTGTTTCTCCAGTCGAATCAGACCTTATCCTAAATTACTTGTTTGACGTTTATGAGAAAAATGCAGACATTCAAGTAAGATTCAAATGGACACCAACAAAACAAGGTTATGGAACATCTGCTATCTGGGATAATAGAATCTCTCAGCATAGGGCAGTTTGGGACCACGAAGGTGAGGAGCCAAGACATGGTACTAGAGTTACCTCTTTGGCGgaaattccattttttgatCCGGAATCAAAATCTCAAAGAGAAGCATTGGGCAAACCAATTCATAAATGGGATTAACTTAAAACCCAATGTTTCCTTACTATATATAGATTGAATATTATAGTCTATGTTTTTAACCTTCAGAAGCTCAAATTCATGTAGCCGTTGAAAACCTAGAATgtagatttttttttctctaaaaatttacttttctttttctaaaaagTCGTATCAGGCATCAAGTTCACATAGATTTACTAGCCGTATGAAAATTTGACCCACAAGTATTGATTACACTTTGGATATTCATGTTAAAGTTATAAATTGAACTGTTCTTAAATGGGCTTATATGAAATAacaattaaaaaaaaattaacgAAAAATGGGGAAACGTGAAATTGAGAGGAACACCAGGAGGGTGTTAATCTAGACACGTAGAGTTAGGCTAGGTTTTTCTAAAATAAAAGAGGTAAACATAGATATATGAGTTAGAAAATAGTAACTTCCTGGATCTGATATTATGCCTGGTTCCGTCAGATTAACCTTATTTGAACTGGTAGGGAAGTCAATGTTCCCAATCAACTAACATTTTAATTAACCACCTCAATGAAATGCTCTTCTTATCACTGTTGGTTTGATggaaaaactttaaaaacGCATAATCATCCTGAGGTGGTGAGAGTAGCAACTTCAGGAGATTGTATACTTCAAATACAAGTCAGTATATTTTTAGTTCACTTAGCAAACACCACTCAGTTTATGTAAATACGATCACATGTACTATTACTGATGAATACAAATTCACGTAACGTGTAAAACTTTACACTTTTTTACGAAACTTATGACACTCAgtaccaaaaaaaaacactcAATCCctttgtttgtttgaataatttttcaagataaaCAAAGGGATTAAAAGCAACCAAATTTTAGTAGATATCCATTAAAAATATCGTTTAACAGATCAGTTACCTAGCATTTAAGCATTATAATGCAACTATTTGGTCTTTACATCTTACCAGTGTGAAAGAGCGTTGCAGTGAAAACTCACAAGAAGCGCAAGTGGTTTAGTGGTAAAATTCAACGTTGCCATCGTTGAGCCCCTGGTTCGATTCCGGGCTTGCGCAGTTATCCGAGATAGTTTAGTGGCTAGAATTTCCGCTTGTCACGCGGGAGACCCGGGTTCAATTCCCGGTCTCGGAGTTGGTTTTTTATAACTCAgttgttttgatttatttgatattATAAACCCTCTTAGgaacaataacaaaaagTGCCTGTAAATTTAATGGGTTTATCAGTATACATATCTAGTCGttatttatcaaaataaaatttatCAGCTTTCCTGGCTTTCCTCATTGATGACAGATGGATCGAAAACCATCTTCATTTTACCACCAGGGATGATTCCAGGAGTTTCAGGTAAACCTGTGTTTGCTATATTACTCCGTTCAGGCAATTTCAAGATACCGTCGCTTTGGTTACTAATTAGTCCTTTCATGTCAAGTTTCTCAGATAATGTTTTTCTACGACGGGCCAGACCTGATTCATCATCCACTGAAGGTAGTCCCAACTTAGTTGGTGGATTGATAGGGCTCTGTAGAATATTTATCTTTGGGACGCTATTTGAGTTTGTATTGGTCAGGCTTGAGCTATTCGttgcatttgcatttgaatttgcagTAGATGTGTTAATATTCAACGTCATAGCCGAACTATTATTTGAACCACTAGGGGTTAATCTTCCAGTACTGGAATTAGTAGCTGCCAAACGATTACCGTTCCTAATAATGGATGCTTGAACTTTACGTGGGGCATAGGAAAAATAATCTCCCGAAGAGCCTCCAGGAGGGGTATTGTTTGCACTCAAAGTTGGTGATAAGATTGGCCTTCTATTTCTTGCTGGAGAATTGGCACGGGACGAAGACCTTGAAGATCCCCTGGACGATGAATGTGAGTCAAACGATGAGGAAGACGAAATTCTCATATTAGGTTGGGAT
The window above is part of the Pichia kudriavzevii chromosome 1, complete sequence genome. Proteins encoded here:
- a CDS encoding uncharacterized protein (PKUD0A07090; Pfam Domains: TauD(4.4e-100)), coding for MKTSKYIMAAKTETVQGHNNETLEVVNDIPIDKQIEELIRSHKELSITRSSIVKFNYTGGADPEGLKLLPESSRRRIEEDGLDVSQGYPEIPPRSEIPIFVDEAYAIRAEDAPFVERGKNADPEKKALFGAAKEVIHLTKNVGTEIVGLQLADLTDQQKDELALLVAERVVVFFRDQKLPPTKQHELGKYLGNIEYHAQVPHVTGLPGATVIWNDYLNKKGSKLNYANANLANWDVLRNPGYGNQVWHTDLVHEHQPAGYTHLHLDAVPSTGGDTIWASGYGAYDKLSDEFKKFLDGKKAVFLSAHTYLDRNDPLGGPKRVERIHPLVRTHPATGWKSLFVNRGLTKRIIGVSPVESDLILNYLFDVYEKNADIQVRFKWTPTKQGYGTSAIWDNRISQHRAVWDHEGEEPRHGTRVTSLAEIPFFDPESKSQREALGKPIHKWD